The genomic segment AAAGAATGTAGCACAGCTTCTCAAAGACAAGCTGGGGTACAATTTAACAAGCCCACCCAAGGATTACTGAACTGTCTTTGGGAGTATATTGTTTATGACTCAGCTGTTTATTATTAATTAAGACTCCAATTCTGTGAAGTTACATGTTAACCTGCAGATCTTGTCCAGCGATGCGAATAATTTTGTGCACTATAAAAGATAACTTCTTAAGCCATTAACCTAGTActcttattctttcttccttaaatgtccATAAAGTAAGTCCAGTtccttgaaatattattttaatcaaatttacTATCTATAGGGTTCTGTCATTCATGAGTTAACACGTCTTCATCACCTGTCAAAATGCACCAATCAGCAGTAGGTTATGGCTCAAGCTGCATCCCAATTTTTATAGTGTGTGGCTTATTTTCACTGTAATTCTCAGTGTTCCAAAGTCTGGCTGATAGTGACACTGATATTTCTTGTGtggaaacttttatttatttatttattttttaaccaatccgtttttttaattcttaaatttttgacATTGCAGAACTAAACTGAAATTTATTAACATTCCACTCATATTTCTTATCgacaaacaagaaataaaattcatgagccaaaaaacccaaaacaaaactaaaaacagggaaaagcttataaaactaaatatggaTCCCAGCATTAACAGCTGAACAGagaatgtgatttttaatttcttagcgGATGATAAAGTTGTGTAGAAATTGAACacttacaaattatttaaaacctgGAATCACTGACCAGAAATTACACAGTTGGATCATGGGAAAACAGCAGAAAGGGGTTATCGAGGGAACCTACACTGTTCCAGCTGCACCCCATGCCTTTCTCAGAGGAAAGCCTGGCTTTGATTAGATACTGGGCCAGACTAATACTGGCAGCAGAGCCAGTGATAGTAATCTGCCTACCAGAGGAGCCTTCCACTGGGTTGGCAATTTTGATCTGGGCCCCGGACATCTGGCGAATCTCATTAATGTTGGTGCCTTGGCGCCCGATTATGCAGCCAATTAAGTTATTTGGAATGGTGAGTTCATGGGTGATTTGAGTAGATGCATCCAAACTTGCCCAATAGCCTTTCACCTCTGGAGAGCTGGAGTCAATTCCGGCAAATCCGGTCCCGCCGTGCATCATGGCAAAGTGAGACTGTTGTCTTGCCACCTGGTTCAGCTTGGCCAGATTGAGCGGAGAAATGGTGTGTTGTCCTTGAATCGAGTAGGCATCTAGAGGTGGTCCCTCCAAGTCATGGGTGGCGTGGGGGTAGCCCGCAGCGTCGCTGCACCGATCTTGACCGCCGGCGCAGGTGACTGGGGAGCGGGACGGCATGGGCTGGTACAGAATGGTCTTGACTTTCCCTTGCGGAGAGTGGGAGAGCGTCTCCAGCATGACCAGGCATATCTGCTTGACACACTTGGTAACAGACTGAGGCACGCCAGCGATGGTGATGGCCCGCTCGGTGGAGTTGGGCAGCATATCCCCCGCCACCTGGACCTGCGCCCCCGTACTCTTGCGGATCTCTTTGATCTTACACCCGCCTTTCCCAATCAGGGAGCCGCACTGGGTGGCCGGCACCACCAGTCTCAGGGTGACCAGCCTGCTGGCCGCGGTACTCTTGGTCATGGAGCTGTTGATATCTTCCTCCAGCTTGTAGATGATCATAGCGAAAGCCTTAAAGATGGCATTGGTGGGGCCGGTCAGAGTGATGATTCTCTCCGGACAATTCCCCTCCAAGATTTTGATCCGCGCTCCACTCTCCTTGCGGATCCTCTTAACCGACTCCCCTTTCTTTCCAATGATGCTTCCTACTTCCTTTCCGTGCATAAGAAGCCGAATGGTGAGAGTCACGTTTAGTCCACTTTCAGTCACACCGGCATCCATGGCGAGCGGCGGGCGGCGTTCGGGGGAGTTGGGCTCGTTACGTGGCCAAGTCTTTGGCGGCTGGCGGGGGGAGGGGAGGTGTAGACCCAAAACTGCCGGCACGAGGCGAGCGAGGGCCGCGGGAGTTAGCGGGAGCGGGGCCGCAGCGTAGTCTCAGGGGCGCGCAGCGGTGGCGGAGGGGGCGAGCGGGGCTGGGAGCGGCGGGCTGGCGGGTGGGCGAGGGCGTGGCGGTGGCGACTCCGGCGGCAGCCTAGccgaaactttttttaaattttaatagatatattttttcttttggtgccgagactgggatttttttttttttggagacttggtctgtcacccaggctggagagcagtggcataatcttggctcactgcaacctctacttcccaggttcaagagagtctcctgcctcagcctcccgagattacaggtgcacgccaccacgccctgctaattttttgtatttttggtagagacggggtttcaccatgttcgtcaggctggtcatgaactcctgacctcgtgatccacccacctgggcctcccaaagtgctggaattacaggcatgagctgccacacctggcctgtgtgGATATCATTTCTACCTGTTCTTCCCTTTTCATTCTTGCCCTTGTTAAAGCCTCCTCTACTCACTGCTacgcatttttttttcttaatctgagAAAGAGGActagaaggaggagaaaaagttTTCTTCATGCATGTACAAGAAGCATTTAAAAGTTAACTTTTGAGTAGAAATTACTAGAAATTCAGCTATACTATATACTTGCAGCACAACCAGACCTAATGCGGATGCCTGAACAGAGAGGGGTCATTAGCTCTCActggtaaaaaacaaacaaaaaaacaaaaaaaagtcagaaaagatATGAACTGGGAGGGCTCTGTCACTGAAAATTCATTCTCTCTAAGACTTATTCTGGGATTCCTAAGTatgcaactttttgttttttcaaaacctAGCCAACAGAAGATTATGAGGAAGGATGGCAAATTCCCTgtttcactaaaattaaaatttctttttagagcCCCAAAGTTGGTCACTGCTGTGTGCATTTCCAGGTTTTGGTTATGTAAAACGATGTTAAAATGGGCAGAGACCCTTATGCAGTAGATAT from the Callithrix jacchus isolate 240 chromosome 1, calJac240_pri, whole genome shotgun sequence genome contains:
- the LOC100388387 gene encoding poly(rC)-binding protein 1 isoform X1, giving the protein MDAGVTESGLNVTLTIRLLMHGKEVGSIIGKKGESVKRIRKESGARIKILEGNCPERIITLTGPTNAIFKAFAMIIYKLEEDINSSMTKSTAASRLVTLRLVVPATQCGSLIGKGGCKIKEIRKSTGAQVQVAGDMLPNSTERAITIAGVPQSVTKCVKQICLVMLETLSHSPQGKVKTILYQPMPSRSPVTCAGGQDRCSDAAGYPHATHDLEGPPLDAYSIQGQHTISPLNLAKLNQVARQQSHFAMMHGGTGFAGIDSSSPEVKGYWASLDASTQITHELTIPNNLIGCIIGRQGTNINEIRQMSGAQIKIANPVEGSSGRQITITGSAASISLAQYLIKARLSSEKGMGCSWNSVGSLDNPFLLFSHDPTV
- the LOC100388387 gene encoding poly(rC)-binding protein 1 isoform X2, encoding MDAGVTESGLNVTLTIRLLMHGKEVGSIIGKKGESVKRIRKESGARIKILEGNCPERIITLTGPTNAIFKAFAMIIYKLEEDINSSMTKSTAASRLVTLRLVVPATQCGSLIGKGGCKIKEIRKSTGAQVQVAGDMLPNSTERAITIAGVPQSVTKCVKQICLVMLETLSHSPQGKVKTILYQPMPSRSPVTCAGGQDRCSDAAGYPHATHDLEGPPLDAYSIQGQHTISPLNLAKLNQVARQQSHFAMMHGGTGFAGIDSSSPEVKGYWASLDASTQITHELTIPNNLIGCIIGRQGTNINEIRQMSGAQIKIANPVEGSSGEVSSQKNLKLIVPATQEAQVKGSHEPRSSNLAT